One Engystomops pustulosus chromosome 7, aEngPut4.maternal, whole genome shotgun sequence DNA window includes the following coding sequences:
- the LOC140070140 gene encoding olfactory receptor 12D1-like has translation MNMYNCTSVTYFVLDGLGIDENLRVILFLGIFFMYTITLLANLSIMVIPVFDASLHTPMYFFLYNLAVLDIFYSSVVVPKMLTDLVSQKKTISFYGCMLQIHFFHFLGSSEVVLFSVMSYDRYVAIAQPLRYTTIMSTNVCCGLAACSWVIGFFHALTHFIMTARLPYCGPNIVRHFFCDVKPMLKLASTNVSLNFKLLVAVTGTVATTTLSLTILFYVFISKFLIKIKTSQGRRRALSTCSGHFTVVTLQYGTVIFTYMRPTTESLDQDRAAAIMFSVITPALNPIIYTLRNKDTRKALKKLFRI, from the coding sequence atgaaTATGTACAATTGCACCTCAGTGACCTACTTTGTCCTGGATGGTTTAGGTATAGATGAAAATCTCAGGGTGATTCTTTTCTTaggtatattttttatgtacacaATAACCTTATTAGCTAATCTGTCCATAATGGTTATCCCAGTTTTTGAtgcctctctccatacacccatgtATTTCTTCTTGTACAACTTGGCTGTTCTTGACATCTTTTATTCATCTGTGGTTGTTCCTAAGATGCTCACAGATCTTGTGTCTCAGAAGAAAACCATCTCATTTTATGGTTGTATGCTACAAATCCATTTCTTCCATTTCTTGGGTAGTTCAGAAGTTGTTCTGTTTTCAGTTATGTCCTATGATAGATATGTGGCCATTGCCCAACCGTTGAGATACACGACCATCATGAGTACAAATGTCTGTTGTGGTTTAGCCGCGTGTTCTTGGGTTATTGGATTTTTCCATGCATTGACACACTTTATAATGACTGCAAGGCTTCCATATTGTGGGCCAAATATAGTGAGACATTTCTTCTGTGATGTCAAACCAATGCTGAAATTGGCGTCTACCAATGTTTCTCTAAATTTTAAGCTGCTTGTTGCAGTCACCGGGACAGTTGCTACCACTACCTTATCATTAACTATCCTTTTCTATGTCTTCATTAGCAAATTTCTTATTAAAATTAAGACCTCCCAAGGAAGACGACGGGCACTGTCTACATGTAGCGGTCACTTCACTGTAGTAACTCTCCAATATGGAACGGTCATTTTCACCTACATGCGCCCAACAACCGAATCGTTGGATCAAGACAGAGCAGCGGCCATCATGTTCTCTGTTATAACCCCGGCATTAAACCCAATCATATATACACTAAGAAATAAAGACACGAGAAAAGCTCTGAAGAAGTTGTTCAGAATTTAA
- the LOC140068711 gene encoding olfactory receptor 12D1-like has protein sequence MNVYNCTSVTYFVLDGLGVEQNLRVILFLGIFCIYTITLLANLSIMIIPVFDASLHTPMYFFLYNLAVLDIFYSSVVVPKMLTDLVSQKKTISFYGCMLQVHFFHFFGSTEIILFSIMSYDRYVAIAQPLRYTTIMSTNVCCGLAACSWVIGFFHALTHFIMTARLPYCGPNIVRHFFCDVKPMLNLASTDVSLNFKLLVAVTGTICTTTLSLTILFYVFISKFLIKIKTSQGRRRALSTCSGHFTVVTLQYGTAIFTYMRPTTESLDQDRAAAIMFSVITPALNPIIYTLRNKDMRKALKKLLRIYL, from the coding sequence atgaaTGTGTACAATTGCACCTCAGTGACTTACTTTGTCCTGGATGGTTTAGGTGTAGAACAAAATCTCAGGGTGATTCTCTTCTtaggtatattttgtatatacacAATAACCTTATTAGCTAATCTGTCCATAATGATTATTCCTGTTTTTGAtgcctctctccatacacccatgtATTTCTTCTTGTACAACTTGGCTGTCCTTGATATCTTTTATTCATCTGTGGTTGTTCCTAAGATGCTCACAGATCTTGTGTCTCAGAAGAAGACCATCTCATTTTATGGTTGTATGCTACAAGTCCATTTCTTCCATTTCTTTGGTAGTAcggaaattattttattttcaatcATGTCCTATGATAGATACGTTGCGATTGCCCAACCATTGAGATACACAACCATCATGAGTACAAATGTCTGTTGTGGTTTAGCCGCGTGTTCTTGGGTTATTGGATTTTTCCATGCATTGACACACTTTATAATGACTGCAAGGCTTCCATATTGTGGGCCAAATATAGTGAGACATTTCTTCTGTGATGTCAAACCAATGCTGAATTTGGCATCTACCGATGTTTCTCTAAATTTTAAGCTTCTTGTTGCAGTCACCGGTACAATCTGCACCACGACCTTATCATTAACTATCCTTTTCTATGTCTTTATAAGCAAATTTCTTATTAAAATAAAGACCTCCCAAGGAAGACGACGGGCACTCTCTACATGTAGTGGTCACTTCACTGTAGTTACTCTCCAATATGGAACGGCCATTTTCACCTACATGCGCCCAACAACGGAATCGCTAGATCAAGACAGAGCAGCGGCCATTATGTTCTCTGTTATAACCCCGGCATTAAACCCAATCATATATACACTACGAAATAAAGACATGAGAAAAGCTCTGAAGAAGTTGCTCAGAATTTATCTATGA
- the LOC140070141 gene encoding olfactory receptor 12D1-like, with the protein MNLSNFTSTTYFVLDGLGVDEDLQEIFFLVFLLLYMLTLSANLSIMIITISDTSLHTPMYLFLGNLAFLDICYSSVVIPKMIADLISQKKMISFYGCMLQIYFFHSLGGTEVILFSVMSYDRYVAIAHPLRYSTIMKNNVCIGLAVCSWVLGFSHGLLHCIMTAKLPFCGPNIVKHFFCDIKPMLNLACTDVSFNLRLLFIVTGTLAISTLSLTILSYIFISKFLIKIKTSQGRRRALSTCSSHFTVVTLQYGTAIFTYMRPSTKDSLNQDRAAAIMFSAITPALNPILYTLRNKDMKKALKKLIKFSE; encoded by the coding sequence ATGAACTTAAGCAATTTCACCTCAACAACTTACTTTGTACTGGACGGTCTAGGAGTTGACGAGGATCTTCAGGAGATTTTCTTCTTAGTCTTTCTGTTATTATACATGTTAACCCTGAGTGCAAATCTGTCCATAATGATTATCACTATTTCTGatacctctctccatacacctatgtatttatttttggggAACTTAGCTTTCCTTGATATCTGTTACTCTTCTGTAGTCATCCCCAAGATGATTGCAGATCTTATTTCTCAGAAGAAGATGATCTCTTTTTATGGTTGTATGCTACAAATATATTTCTTCCATTCCTTAGGTGGTACGGAGGTTATTCTGTTCTCGGTTATGTCTTATGATAGATATGTGGCCATTGCCCATCCTTTGAGATACTCAACCATCATGAAAAATAATGTCTGTATCGGTTTAGCCGTGTGCTCCTGGGTTCTTGGATTTTCCCATGGattattacactgtataatgacAGCAAAGCTTCCATTTTGTGGGCCAAATATAGTGAAGCATTTCTTTTGTGATATTAAACCAATGCTAAATTTGGCTTGTACAGATGTATCTTTCAATTTGAGGTTGCTTTTTATCGTTACCGGTACACTAGCTATATCAACCTTATCATTGACTATCCTTTCCTACATCTTTATTAGCAAATTTCTAATAAAAATAAAGACCTCCCAAGGAAGACGACGGGCACTGTCTACATGTAGTAGTCATTTTACTGTAGTTACTCTCCAATATGGAACGGCCATATTTACCTACATGCGTCCTTCTACAAAAGATTCTTTAAACCAAGACAGGGCTGCAGCCATTATGTTCTCAGCTATAACCCCGGCATTAAACCCAATTTTATATACGTTAAGAAACAAAGATATGAAGAAAGCTTTAAAGAAGTTGATTAAATTTTCAGAGTGA